AAAGAGGAGCTAAGGCGATACAGGATGAGAGGGTACGGCTGCGCGTGGGGGCGGGGAGCTCACCGGCGTCGGGGAAGGAGGTGTCGACGTGGATGTCGAAGGGGACCTGCGCCATCCGGAGGTAGAGGAGCACGGGGAGGCTGGTGGGGCAGGCGGTGGGGAGCCCGAAGCAGGGCTTCCGCGCCACCAGCACCTTCCGCTCCGCCACCTTCCactccgcggcggccgccgccgccgacgtcgatGCCATCGCCGGAAGGGAAGGGGGGTTTGCCTTGCGAAAAAAGGGTTTAATTTGGTCGTCTGCGTGTCTCCCCATCTCTTAATACTGAAGCGGGCCTTATCTAGCAGGCCAGTGGGTTCGAAGCTCTCTATCCAGCCTGTTAAAGAAAGTCGACCCAGCAGCAGCTCATGTAAAAAGTTGCACGGTCCAGCCCACGGCGCACGGCCCAGGGGCCATCCGAGTGCATGCATGGTCCCGATTCTAGAATTGGGATGGTTGTGAAATTGCAGAGCAGAAATAGAAATCAAACGGAGATCACAACGTCATTTGTTCGCCATTTGAACAGCAACATGCCAACATCCAAACCACATTTACTGCTACCACTGCACACCAAGAACTTTTGTTACACGTTGGTGGTGAAACGTCCTGGCAAGAATGACCACGGATTATGGAAGACCTACCACACACATTTCAACTATCAGGAGCAGCACCTGCACCGGATGCTCCATTATTCCAAGACTGCTTTCATTTGGGAACTACACATAGCAAGCATGCACTGCTGCCCGTCCCTGACGAGCAAACCGAGTATGCTACTGCTCCAGCTTGAAGTAGTCGAGCCTAGCACGACGCTCGCTGCCTTTCCTGTAAAAGTGCCCGACGAACTCTTCCACCGTGACGCTCCTGTACAGCGGGGGGTTGCCACCGTGGACGAGTTCCTGGATGGGGCCGTACCGCCTCGTGTCTCTCCCCACCCCCACGTCGACGAACGACGCCACGGAGATCCTCGCCGTCGTGTTCTTGTTCGCCAGGACCCGGTGCTCCACGCTCCTGAACCGGCCATTGCTGACGAGCTGCGCGCAGACAAGGGAAAACAATGATGATCAGCTCCGGAATATGATAATACCAACTATAGCCGGTCGTCGGCGAGAGGTGGATCGATGCCTGGAGAAGGTCGCCGATGTTGATGATGAGGGCGCCGGGGACGGGAGGGACGTCGACCcagccgctgccggcgccggcgtggtcgAGGAGCACCTGGAGGCCACCGACGCCGTCCTGCAGGAGGACGGTGAGGAACGTCGGGTCCGTGTGCCGGGTGTTGCCGAGGGTGAGGTGCGGCTCCGGGCACGGCGGGTAGTAGTTGATCGCCACCTTGAGGCTCTCCCCGCACCCCATCTTGCTCAGGTGGTCGCCGCCCAGGCCCAGGGACTCCGACAGCAGCTCGAACACCCACACCGCCAGCTTCCTCACCGCGTCGGCGTACTCGAACATCACGCCCCTGAGTGGCTCCGGCAGCtcctccggcagcggcggctccggcgccaTGTCGCAGAAGACGGTGTCGCGCCAGCAGGCCGCCAGCGACTGGAAGAGGTCGAGGTTGGAGTAGAACCTCACCTTGCGGGCGGCGGTGTCCCTCGTGTAGTAGGGCCGCTTCGCCTCGGCGGGCTGCTCGTTGAACCGCCTAGAGGCCGCGATCATGGCGGCCATGGCCTCGCCGGGCACGCCGTGGTTGACCACCTGGAAGAACCCGGCCGTCTCGGCCGCCGACCGCACCAggcgcaccacctcctcccgcgGAGCGGCCAGGAGGTCGATGACCgggacggccgcgccgccgtcggtaGTGACGGGCGTGGCTGCGTGATGGTCTCGGGGTTGGGGCAGGGAGTCCGGCGGGTGGTGGAAGATGGCCGGGATGGACGTGGCACCGGCGTCGAGGAGGCCCTTGACGCCCGCCTTGGTGTCGTCGAACGCCTGCAGCTCTCGCCGGCGGTTGTAaccgtcggcgacggcgacggcttcGGTGAGGGACATGGTGCCGGCGCTTCCGACTGACCGAGTAAGGGGCAGGTGATCGAGATGGGGTGAGAATGAGATGGATGCATCATGAGTACTATACAATTTATGCTGAGCGAGGCTGCCGGCTATAACAAACTAAATTCGATTATTCTTACATTGTGAATCCAGTATTCTAACTAAGTCGGTAACCATTCCATTGTTCTACTTAGTTAATCCACGATTTCATCAGTATTCAGTCAAAACACCCTATAattttggaacggatggagtatcaCTTATTGTTGCTGTCACACGTGTCATTCGCGTGGCAATTTAAGTCATGCAGATGTTTATTCTTACATTGTGAATCTAGTATTTTTCTAACTAAGTCGGTAACCACTCCGTTGTTCTATTTAGTTAATCCACGATTCCATCAGTATTCAGTACAggtatgaacctagaaaagtcaagatgacttataatttggaacagatgaAGTATCACTTATTGTTGCTGTCACACGTGTCATTCGCGTGGCAATTTAAGTCATGTAGATGTTTCAAATATGGAAGAGTCGGAACAATGCTAAAGCCACTGCAGTCCCGTGGAATATTTGGAAGACTCAGAATGCTGAAgtcttttatatatataaaaaaagaatgCTAAAGTCATCCATGATCGCGACACCTTCCCTCTACCGCGTGCAGTGCTTCATTCCTTCACCAATGCTAAAGAGTACAATTTAT
Above is a genomic segment from Setaria viridis chromosome 4, Setaria_viridis_v4.0, whole genome shotgun sequence containing:
- the LOC117853818 gene encoding DIBOA-glucoside dioxygenase BX6 — its product is MSLTEAVAVADGYNRRRELQAFDDTKAGVKGLLDAGATSIPAIFHHPPDSLPQPRDHHAATPVTTDGGAAVPVIDLLAAPREEVVRLVRSAAETAGFFQVVNHGVPGEAMAAMIAASRRFNEQPAEAKRPYYTRDTAARKVRFYSNLDLFQSLAACWRDTVFCDMAPEPPLPEELPEPLRGVMFEYADAVRKLAVWVFELLSESLGLGGDHLSKMGCGESLKVAINYYPPCPEPHLTLGNTRHTDPTFLTVLLQDGVGGLQVLLDHAGAGSGWVDVPPVPGALIINIGDLLQLVSNGRFRSVEHRVLANKNTTARISVASFVDVGVGRDTRRYGPIQELVHGGNPPLYRSVTVEEFVGHFYRKGSERRARLDYFKLEQ